In Jaculus jaculus isolate mJacJac1 chromosome 2, mJacJac1.mat.Y.cur, whole genome shotgun sequence, the genomic window AAATTACTGAGAGACATGAAATAACCTCTCAACAAATGGCAAATACCACACGAGATTATGACACatctaaaattctttttaaagaagcatctttattttttgtgagagagagacggagagagggagagagggagagagagagaggagaacaggcatgccagggcctccagttactgcaaacaaattccagacatgtgtgccaccttctgcatttggcttacctgggtactggggaatcaaacctgggtcctttggtttgcatgcaagcaccttaactgctaagccatctctccagcccatctcaaaTTCTTTAATTTACACTTATTAGGATATAATCAAAACTTTACAgaggggatagggagatggctaagtggtttaaggctcttgcttgcaaggaCTACAGGTctggtttatttccccagtacccatgtaaagccagatgcacagagtggtacatgcatctaaaattagtttgcagaggcaggaggccctagtgcatccatattcactcactttctctctctctcaaatgatttCAAAGTAAGTAGCCAAGAATTAGACTGTAATATTATCATAAGAAAACCCGAGACAGTGAATAAAATCCTGCAGAGGAGGTTGGAAGACCTTAGCTATGACTAAAGTAAGCCAAGTCTACAACAACTAGTTGGCAGGCATAAAAAGCAAAACTTCAGATGTGAAAATCAAGATCACACGACAGGTGATGAATGTGGAAAATGCTATTATCCAAGTGACAGAAAAAGCCCTCAATACATAAAGTATTTTcacattttgagaaagaaaacaaatatcctGACAGAGAaaagtgaccaaaaaaaaatgaagagaatttTCATGAAAGATTAAATTTCACGCATCCATCAAGTATCTGAAGAGATCTGACTCTACTAACAGGAGACAGACACGATTCCAGTAACAAGAGCTGCAACCAATCAACTGAAATACAACTTAAATGTGCGAGCTGAGGGGTGCTGTACTGGGCTGGTCCTATGGTGGGAATGTTTGTGATGGGGAACATATCTGGTGTGGGTTACAGATGGTGGGGAAGTTTTGAGATAAGTAACGAAGATGGTGGAGATGTTTATGGTGGAGAACACCAAGAACCAATATGAACAAGGATTAAGATTTAGAAAATATGATACAGAGCATGAAGGAAGGGCTGAGGAGCAGCCACCTGTCTCTGAACAATGTTCCTATTTATTCTATTGCTTTGTTCACTGGTAGTAGCTGCAATTTAACATGCAATCTATCTCTTCCTATACTGAAATTTCTTTAAGGGAAGGATTTTAGTTACAGTCATCTTTGTACTTCGAGTATCCCCAGCACAGTGCTTCTGTATAATTAGCCATGACCTGACATACCACCTATGTAATATAACATAATCTGTTTACTGCTAAACATGCTTTACACATGAATAATAGAATTGCAAGAATGACTCATACAAAATGAGTGATAGTTAAAATTCAAAACTTggagttttataaattttatgtaattttaaaaatcttaatgaGATTCtgagctctgaagaatacagggcaaaataaacaataaagggGCTCtgaagaaggctcagtggatgaagtagcctaagtacccatgtctGAATCTGACCCCTTGAAAAAACTGGGAGCTTTGGCAGACTTCTGCAATTCCAGCATATTACTGTGAGATTCCCAGACACTCCCAGTGAGTGCAGCAGGAACAAGAGCATCAAGAATGTGGGAGTCAGCCTCAAACAAGATGAACGACACCACAAGGTTGTCCACCCACCTCCACATGCACGCTGTGGTAtatgcatgcccacactcacacatggacGGACACACACACTTTTAGTGATGATAAGAACTGTTATGACACCCGGCTGCAAGTGTGAGGACGCAACTTCTGAAGAACAAACATCTTCACAatggctacagtgagaacttttGCCAGGACTTAGAAGAggctgggcattttttttttctctccaatacCCACTAGTTTTCTATTTAATTCTGAAGTAGAAcagggttgtttgttttcttagcaATAATATTTAACAACTGATAAACTGTGATTGTTCTTAAGCTATAACAGAAGCACTTACTCTGAGAGCTGGTATTTGGCTGGACTGGGACAGATGATTGCTGTGGTCTTGACAATGGTTTTGGAGGTAATTCCTTAGCCTGGCAGGCACAAAAGTAATacacataattttaaaacattttatttagtgggctggggagatgactcagcagttaaagggcttgcttgcaaaaactacccacccaggttcaattccccagcacccagaaatAGCTAGatgcaaaatgacacatgcatctgtggtttcAACATGCCTAAGACAATGGGAagcggagccaggagaatctaaaGCATGTGGGCCAGCCAGTCTGACATttatttgcagtctggcagttcctctgcagtggcaacAGACTCTATTGCAAAGACAGTGGAGCAcaaacacctcaaagttgtcctgtgaccacCACATGTGGGCCATGGCATGTGCCCCCACAAACATGCACCCACAGAtacaaattaatttataaaacaaaaacattttacttagaCTAGAATTATTTTATCTTCTGATCAATTTATTTAGAAAGTTTCCaccagaatggaatttcaaaggggaaagtgtgtggggtggggagggaaggaattaccatgggattttttttttataatcatggaaaatgcaaataaaaattaaaaaaaaaaaagaaagtttccacCTCTGCACTTGTTAGCTAGGCTTCCTGAATGCTCTCGTGTTGTTTTTGGGAACCATGTGCAATCTAAATGGGGAGAGTCTGATGTGGATGGTCCAATGCACTCCTGTAGGTAAGCACCCTGACAGTTGGTGTGGTCTTCAGAGCCTGCAGGTACAGTGATATGGTCTTGGGAGCTGTCAGCAGGAAGAGGGTGTGACAATTTAAACCCCATGTTTCAGTTTTACTCTGTACATTAAGGACCAAAGAAAGCCTGATTGGTTATGTTCAGCCAGGGGGAGAAGTACACACATCATCTTGGGTGCTTTAAGGCCTGCAGTTGCTACTGGTTTTGTTAACCAGAATTACTGAGTTTCATCCTAGGGGAAATGTAACCACAGAAGATAAACTGTCCTTAAAATCTATACAGCATCAAAGCCGTAAGACATTTGTGAGGACTTTATATAAATGAATCACAAAGAAATCTCAGTATGTTGTTGGGAACCCGATATCAGGGATAGAGTGTCCTAAGACAGAAAGTCCCTGTGATAACCAGGGGAAACATGAAACCTGCCACAGCACCTTCCTCTGCTCCCGTGCCGCTTTTCTGGCGTTGATGCGCTGTCCCTCACTCTCGTACATTTCGGTGAAGGAATCAAGAATTTCATAAAGATCTTCTGCTTGGGCTGGCCGTGGCACATCTCCAAATAAAATGTCATAAGCTCGGATATCCTGACAGTAAAAtctaataaaatttcaaaattaagaaCACTTCTTTAACATTTACTAACAGATCTGTTCTAGAGGTAAACACAGGATGCACACACTTGTGTAATCACGCTCATGACACACCTCACATACCATAAGCTTTCCCTCATGGCCAATTCTTAGTCACCCTGAAGCTTATCTCCATAGGCAAGGACCATAAATACCAGTatgttccctccctctcttcatacAAAAATCACACccacatatacaaatacacacacatatttttatataaatgtacAAATGTATGtaggtacatatatatatcttcataAGCTTTCCTTTTTATGTTACAAAAAGTCCTACACATATGgctttgtaatttctttaaacatttttttaaaccaaaattaaataaagatgtgcTTTATGAGTTTAGAAGCCCTGCAATTCATTAAGgggttgtttgttttagtttatcCAGGATTTAGCTGAGCTTTGGCAGAGAAGTCTGCCAAAGACTTAGGACTGAGATTCTAAAAGCATTCTTAAGTTATATTTCTAAACTAATGAAACCAGAATTGGAAAATATCACTCTTGATTCTCTAAGATGAAGACCTCTGCAAACCTTAATTTTCACCATTCCTACTACTTCTGACTTATATGCAAGTCACATATGATGCTACATTCTTGGGAGAACTGGCTGTAAGCCTGATGGGAGCTCTCAGTCCTTCAGTGGAAGGTCTGCCCCTGTCAGTAGGGTCCTGTGAGCCATGTCATCACTGGCTACCTTGGGTTTGTGACTCTGGAGTCTGCTGGCACAATTTCTAAAGCCATCTGGGGAAAACTTTCTGACACAGATTAAGAagctctgaaaagaaaaaaaaaaaaaaaagaagctctgaGGTAGCACCAAAGATTTTAAAACAAGCCAAACTGAGTTTCTAATCAAAACTGGTCTTGATTTGGAACTGAAGAAGACAGAAGCAGCATGTGGTGATGGGAAGCCTCTCATGATGAGGCACATCTGACTAACCCACAGTTTATCTGCTGTGCCTCCACAGCATATTTGGAGAGCAGAGGCCACATGATGTCATCACCTAGTCAAATATTACTGGGCTACCAAGTCATGCTTATGGGTCTTAAAATGCTAAGTAGGAAAAAATCTTATCTGTCAACTAAACATATACCATGGTTCTAGGCTTATTTGGCAAAGTTATGCCAAGGAAAATGTTTAAAGGCAGAAAGCAAAAGAAgattctgttctttattttttttcctctaaatttCTTATGAGCAGAACTATTTCatattgaaattttaaatataaatcttgcaTTTAAAAGAATATGCAAGTGTACTTTGTAAATCAGAACTACATCGATTTTTGAGGTGTTATTTTCTAATTATACATTGTTTAAACCAATCAAAGTCACTGTGTTGCAAACTTACTTCCGATTAGTTTCTTTCCTTTCAATCAAACAGCTCCCTTCCAGGGAGATGCCAGCAAAGAGGCCCCGGGATTTGCAGTAAGTGAAGACTGCTGCCGAGCTCCTCAGGGCCACGTTTCCTTCCAGGTTCCTGCAAAGGGTGGTGGGACCAACACAACTGCTCATTACCCGCATCTAGTTACTTGACCTGTGCTCCCTTTGGCTAAGCTAGGGTTTTcatgtggctcagtgggaaggcagcagtggcagcacaTACATGGAACTAGACCTGGCAAGGCTGCTCTGGTGAGGGAGCCACCGAAGCTGGCATTTCCCACCTGGTGAGATGCACCCCAGAGTGCTGAAGAGTGTGGATTCTTCTTACACGACACTTTGAGATGGAGAACTGTGCTGCTTCATAACTAGACTGTGACAATTTCTTTGCCATGCTCGCTAACCCAAGGGTAGTATTTCATTAATAGAGAAGGAAAATGTAATTCTAGTATTATGAACACTGCTCAATTAAGATTCAGCCATTTTTCATGATACTGCCCATATCAGTTAATAAAATCTGACTTGGCTTAGCATCTTCACAGCTTATGGAAAATTTTATGTCAATTCCATAAAAACATGACCTGTGCTTCTGaagtgtttcttcttcttctgtgttCTAGGTTTAGATTTTCCAGTTTATCCCACTCagtatgtgttttgtgtgtgtgtgtgtgtgtgtgtgtgtgtgtgtgtgtgtgtgtgactttcttGTTTGTGAGACCTCAAACTGTCTGGCATATGCAGAAATCATGTTAGTGCATTTTAACCTAATTTTCTCTAaatgtagacagacagacacagaaacacacagacaaagaaacaaacacacacacacacatacacacacacacgatgtccTTTTAGGCCTTTATGGTTTAATTGCTATTCACTCACCTTCCCAAGGGCCCAACTGCCACAGTAAAATTCCCTCCTAGTGTCAAGTTTCCTCCCTTTGCAAAGGCTTCCACTGCTCTGTCATAGTTCAGAATGATCACCAAATCCGATACCTGGAATGTAGAAACCCCCTTATTTAAACATGCCAACACTGAGATATGGCTTAAAACATGCTGACTTAAATGCAGACATGCCTCACCTAATGTAACTTTCACTGTAGGCAGGAAGCCAGTCTGAAAGACAAGCCATCATTTTGAGCTGATGGGTTAAGAAGTCTACCTGTGATTACAGCAAACCCTGTGAGCTCCCAGGCACCCAGTGCaggtttccttttcttcttcccagcCACAACTAATATGGCTGCTGATGCAGTCTCAGAGAAGCTGCAATCTATTGTCCTGACAACCACAGCACATCAAAATGGGCAGGTGAGGGGCTCAATGTGCTGACTTCAAAGTAAACTTCCCCAAATGCTAGACCCAGGGAATAGGGTCAGGACTGTCAGGCTACAGGTCCAAGGTATCTCTCCCATCCTAACTCCTGGAGAGGCTGTGTGCCCACTAACAGGGCACAGCACACTAGACACCTGTCTGGGTCATGGAAGTTCAAAACATCAGGAGCCCATTGTTTTCCATTAGTAATGCCCATACCtgtgacttaatttttctctaaGAACAAACATCAGAATGAGATTTAAGTGTATGCTCATGCCAAGTCAATATGGAGagtttgttttcaaatttatcaTGAACATGGGGAGCCCAATGTTGTAGTTTAAATAGATGCTCCCCCCATACATTCAActctttattagtttgtagtttgcatctgcagccactaggctggaggcagtgtcactgggtggatcttaaggtgtggtggtgggtttgagatttcaatctaaagatatgcaaagtgtgcctagctggagttcctgaagtgtgctgagctgtgtggcttttggctcttaggcttgtgcttctctctctgtgttttgccCTGTgcaaacaggccagcttcttctgccattatggaacttcccctggatctgtaagcttcaaaaaatcccttcttccataactgtgcctggtctggaagtccatctcagtgaatctgaagctgtctgctacacccaaGGTTATAGTAGAGAAAGAGTATGACTCATCATTCATGAGGCATCATGGGAGACACCAGTGCTAACTCCCATTCTTATCCTTGGACGCTGTGGGACATGTTCAATAGCCTTTATATCTCATCTTGACGCGCTGAGCCTACCTCACTGAATTGTCCCAAGGATTGGATGCGTGTGTCACCTGTAACTATAAAATTGAAAACATAGTGGTAGGTGTTAAAAATTTGAACTCCAAATAGAAACTTTTTGGGTGTGAGTTTCATAGCTGCTTCTCGTATGCCAGTGTGATCTTGGGGAAATGAAGTGTGCCTTCTCTGGGATGGTGGATGATCACACAGCCACTTTGTAGGATATTTGAAGAACCAGAATCATTTGTGAAGCCCACTGGGCCAACATACCTTAAAAGATACCTTAACACATatagttctttaaattttttgaatgGTTGCTAATCAGTGTTTCATTTGATGTATGGAGCTATTCTGTTACTACCAAACAAGATcacttgtaaaaaagaaaaaaacgtcCCAGTACAAGGAGGTCCTGGACGAGTGTTAAGCCCTGACCTATGCAGAAAGGTTTTATTGACTTGCCAATGGCTAGTTTCACTTTACATACAGACAATTTCTGAGGACTGCAGTGCTGCACAGCAGGACGACTAAGAATTTTTCTGTTATTGCTAGGATAGGCTCTCACtccgtagcccaggttggccttgtatttagtctcctgcctcagtcccctgagtgctggggtaatAGGCCTGCATCTCCATACCCGCACACCGGATTTAGCATTCCTTATGCACAGGTTAAGCACTTTCTCTAGTGACTGTATAACTGTGTCTCACAGGCAGCTTCAGAGAACAATATAGCCTAGCATCATGTGGTACATTCACATTCAGAAAAGGCCAAtctgagtcaggcgtggtggtgcacgcctttaatcccagcactcaggaggcagaggaaggaggacagccatgagttcaaggccaccctgagacttgagactacatagtgaattcctggttggcctgggttagagtgagaccctacttcaaacaaacaaacaaacaaacaaacaagccaatctGTACCCAGAACTGATGGTCTAGTTGTTATGTCTTACCAAGTATAGCTCAGAACAGTTAAGTAAGGTGAGATTCTGCAGAGGTAACTTAGGAAGAAAGTTAATCTTCTAAGCTGTGTAGTCCCTCTGAAAGACCAGTAAGGTGATCCTGTGTTCTTTGAGAATACCAAATGAGAACAGCCATGGTTTGTCAGCAGCCCAGGAGCATGTGAGTCCCAGGGCTTTGGGTTTCTTTCTACAGCTTGGAGTGAGAAGCAGAAGAGTTTCCTGCTCATGGTGGGTCAACACCGAGACCAGCCTAACAGAGTGCTGGAGAAGCTGACAAACGCCAAAACGCTGtgcattaaaatttaattaacaaGATCCAAGTTCTTCAATTAAATAAATCCTTAAATGGAAGAGCTAAAGAACAACAGCCAACAGCCAGAAAAGCTGGGGGATTTTCTCAGGAGTCCTTTCTGAGCTGACGTGGAGCCACTCAGGATGTGTGCCACCTCCGTGTCCCTGATGTGATCTTCCCAGAATCATGGGTCAAGATCAATGGGTGATGCTTGGCAGCTGCCAGCTAGCTGTCAGGACCACATCTGAGCACTGGTATGGAGGCCTGTGCACTCTCCTTCCAGCCCCATGAGGCTCCCCATCTGCCCTTCACAGAGGCTGCCAGACTGTTCTCCTCACTCTGTCCTCTCAACCCATTTTTAACCTGCCTGGGAGCTGTACAACTCATGTGCTGGTTTCGTTCTGGGGTCACAGCCTTCCTGATGCAAAAATAAGCACTTTCTCCAGTGACTGTATAGCCTG contains:
- the Sh3yl1 gene encoding SH3 domain-containing YSC84-like protein 1 isoform X4 translates to MDLTRSFQVSDLVIILNYDRAVEAFAKGGNLTLGGNFTVAVGPLGRNLEGNVALRSSAAVFTYCKSRGLFAGISLEGSCLIERKETNRKFYCQDIRAYDILFGDVPRPAQAEDLYEILDSFTEMYESEGQRINARKAAREQRKAKELPPKPLSRPQQSSVPVQPNTSSQSNGNRLYPELPSYREKVGNSNRFLEVTALYSFEGQQPGDLSFQAGDRITVISKTDSHFDWWEGKLRGQTGIFPANYVTIN
- the Sh3yl1 gene encoding SH3 domain-containing YSC84-like protein 1 isoform X2, whose product is MNNPIPSNLKSEAKKAAKILREFTEITSRNGPDKIIPEWSAPSAIGIAGLGGGFEIGIEVSDLVIILNYDRAVEAFAKGGNLTLGGNFTVAVGPLGRNLEGNVALRSSAAVFTYCKSRGLFAGISLEGSCLIERKETNRKFYCQDIRAYDILFGDVPRPAQAEDLYEILDSFTEMYESEGQRINARKAAREQRKAKELPPKPLSRPQQSSVPVQPNTSSQSNGNRLYPELPSYREKVGNSNRFLEVTALYSFEGQQPGDLSFQAGDRITVISKTDSHFDWWEGKLRGQTGIFPANYVTIN